In the Desulfobacterales bacterium genome, one interval contains:
- a CDS encoding NADH-quinone oxidoreductase subunit H → MIESILLWLFAMLIAPFFHAVTLKVKAFFGGKKGPPLLINYYTLIKLFKKGSVYSTSTSYIFKLGPMVSLCTAAVVLMFLPIAGRPPIFSFNGDIIFLLYLMGLGRFFTIAAAMDTASPFEGMGAAREAYFPIICEASLFMMLILFYLLTGELQLSAYFSGTHPFELWQKAGSPLLFVVPSLFIVLLTENSRVPVDDPATHLELTMIHEVMVLDHSGPDFAFIELGSFFKLFFYASLVGRLAFPFELAHPALTIVFFIIALLPVYMVVGVTESVMARYRMDKVPRFVLTSFALTFFATAIILEFIQ, encoded by the coding sequence ATGATCGAATCCATCCTTCTTTGGCTTTTCGCCATGCTGATTGCGCCGTTTTTTCACGCGGTCACTCTCAAGGTCAAGGCATTTTTCGGCGGAAAGAAGGGACCACCGTTGCTGATCAATTATTATACGCTGATCAAGCTGTTCAAAAAGGGCTCGGTGTACAGTACCAGCACGAGCTATATCTTCAAGCTCGGCCCCATGGTGTCTCTTTGTACGGCGGCTGTGGTATTGATGTTTTTGCCCATTGCCGGGCGGCCGCCGATTTTTTCGTTTAACGGCGACATTATTTTCCTTTTATACCTGATGGGATTGGGCCGCTTTTTTACGATCGCAGCGGCCATGGACACCGCCTCACCCTTCGAGGGCATGGGCGCGGCCAGGGAAGCCTATTTTCCCATTATCTGCGAAGCCTCCCTTTTCATGATGCTGATCCTGTTTTATCTGCTGACGGGCGAGTTGCAGTTGTCCGCCTATTTTTCCGGTACGCACCCCTTTGAACTGTGGCAGAAGGCGGGGTCTCCGCTGCTTTTTGTGGTGCCGTCCCTTTTCATTGTGCTGCTCACGGAAAACTCCCGCGTGCCGGTGGATGATCCGGCTACGCATCTGGAATTGACCATGATTCACGAGGTTATGGTGCTGGATCACAGCGGGCCGGATTTTGCGTTTATCGAACTGGGGTCTTTTTTCAAGCTGTTTTTCTACGCATCCCTGGTCGGCCGGCTGGCCTTTCCGTTTGAGCTGGCGCATCCGGCACTGACCATCGTTTTTTTCATCATTGCGTTGTTACCCGTTTACATGGTGGTCGGCGTTACCGAATCGGTCATGGCCCGATACCGGATGGACAAGGTTCCCAGGTTTGTCCTGACCTCGTTTGCTCTGACTTTTTTTGCGACCGCTATTATCCTGGAGTTTATTCAATGA
- a CDS encoding proton-conducting transporter membrane subunit yields MDLFFSSVLLILAGGVFALYFWRQFHLMKTVGVAAVSIGCALGVMDAGAKLFDQQTSSASFVYLHSFSLSFQIDKLSAFFLVAIFGVCLLATIYSFHYLNNSQKTLRIAVNYFFFSLLIASMALVVCAANLITFMLSWEIMSLSSYFLVIYDHHASENRKAGLLYFVFSQVGAMFILAAFGIMYGYSGGFGFDVGAALPDTVKLVVLILAFIGFGSKAGVFPFHVWLPHAHPAAPSHISAVMSGVMIKTGIYGILRLYVSMNLHTPLFGEIVLVAGMVSGILGVVYALGQHDIKRLLAYHSVENIGIILIGIGIGMIGVSFNQPFMAVLGFSGGLLHVLNHSIFKSLLFMGAGVVLQKTGTRSIDALGGLLKKMKITGATFLVGSLAISGLPPFNGFVSEFLIYIGGFRGIALSSTAFVLSLMAIISLAVIGGLALACFSKVVGVVFQGEPRTAAAQDVNEKGPAMLGAMIVLAVACVVIGVLPRGFIQMATQGVSALNLGYGPIPIEPFSLMAGNITLGASVFLALLVLVMFLRRLLYNGKTIGSAGTWGCGFTQPTPRMQYTGSSYAASILEFFKPVAPLHEHHSAISGLFPKKTHYHGQIGDIAELHMDTLVVRPVRSLFDKLRWIQHGDIHLYIGYILLAMVVLLFFV; encoded by the coding sequence ATGGATCTTTTCTTTTCATCCGTCCTGCTGATTCTTGCCGGCGGCGTTTTTGCACTCTATTTTTGGCGGCAATTTCACTTGATGAAGACGGTTGGCGTGGCTGCCGTCAGCATCGGATGTGCCCTTGGGGTGATGGATGCCGGCGCCAAACTGTTTGATCAGCAGACATCTTCAGCTTCATTTGTATACTTGCATTCGTTTTCACTTTCTTTTCAAATCGACAAATTGTCGGCCTTTTTTTTGGTCGCCATTTTCGGGGTATGCCTTCTGGCCACGATTTACAGCTTTCATTATCTGAATAATTCACAAAAAACGCTTCGAATCGCCGTCAATTATTTCTTTTTCAGTTTGCTGATCGCTTCGATGGCCCTGGTGGTCTGTGCCGCCAATCTGATCACGTTCATGCTCTCTTGGGAGATCATGTCCCTATCTTCCTATTTTCTGGTTATTTACGATCATCATGCAAGTGAAAACCGGAAGGCGGGCCTTCTCTATTTTGTGTTCTCCCAAGTGGGCGCCATGTTTATTCTTGCGGCTTTCGGCATCATGTACGGCTATAGCGGCGGGTTCGGATTTGATGTGGGCGCCGCCCTGCCGGACACGGTCAAATTGGTAGTGCTCATTCTTGCCTTTATCGGGTTCGGGTCCAAAGCGGGCGTTTTTCCCTTTCATGTCTGGCTGCCCCATGCGCATCCCGCTGCCCCGAGCCATATTTCTGCCGTCATGTCCGGCGTGATGATCAAAACCGGTATTTACGGCATATTGCGGTTGTATGTGTCGATGAATCTGCATACACCGCTTTTCGGCGAAATCGTATTGGTGGCCGGAATGGTGTCCGGCATTCTCGGGGTGGTGTATGCCCTGGGCCAGCACGACATCAAGCGGCTACTGGCGTATCACAGTGTTGAAAACATCGGCATTATTCTGATCGGCATCGGCATTGGCATGATCGGGGTGTCCTTTAACCAACCGTTTATGGCTGTACTGGGATTTTCCGGCGGACTGCTGCATGTCCTGAATCATTCCATTTTTAAATCGCTGTTGTTCATGGGCGCAGGCGTTGTGCTTCAGAAAACCGGCACGCGATCCATTGACGCGCTGGGCGGACTCTTGAAAAAAATGAAAATTACCGGGGCGACCTTTCTGGTCGGTTCCCTCGCGATTTCCGGTTTGCCGCCGTTTAACGGGTTTGTCAGTGAATTTTTAATTTATATCGGGGGGTTCAGAGGGATTGCGCTGAGCAGTACCGCTTTTGTGCTGAGCCTGATGGCCATTATCAGCCTGGCGGTTATCGGCGGGCTTGCGCTGGCCTGTTTTTCAAAGGTGGTGGGCGTTGTGTTTCAAGGTGAGCCGAGAACCGCGGCAGCACAAGACGTGAATGAAAAAGGGCCTGCGATGTTGGGTGCCATGATTGTGCTGGCCGTTGCCTGTGTTGTAATCGGTGTGTTGCCCCGGGGATTTATTCAAATGGCCACACAGGGCGTTTCCGCCCTGAATCTGGGCTATGGTCCCATACCGATTGAACCCTTCTCGCTGATGGCCGGGAATATCACGCTGGGAGCCAGTGTGTTTTTGGCGCTCCTGGTGCTGGTGATGTTTCTGCGACGCCTTCTCTATAACGGAAAGACCATCGGCAGTGCCGGTACCTGGGGGTGCGGGTTTACCCAGCCCACGCCCAGAATGCAGTACACCGGAAGTTCTTATGCCGCCTCTATTCTCGAATTTTTTAAACCCGTGGCACCGTTGCACGAGCATCATTCAGCGATTTCAGGGCTGTTTCCGAAGAAAACGCATTATCACGGCCAAATCGGGGATATCGCCGAGTTGCACATGGACACGCTGGTGGTTCGCCCGGTTCGGTCATTATTTGATAAGCTCAGGTGGATTCAGCATGGGGATATTCACCTGTATATAGGCTACATATTGCTGGCCATGGTGGTGTTGTTGTTTTTTGTATAG
- a CDS encoding hydrogenase has translation MINLVDTILSLVLLSVLFSFASSRLPVLIRVIAFQGVVVSLLPLVMGHGMSGGETVFTVFTMSIRGIIIPLCIYMAIKKVAIQREVDPVIGYHASMIAGLLLIVSATVISRRFDVPYAHSSELLLPTAICLLVAGMFLLMARRNAIAMVLGYIMMENGIYLVGTMFSMRTRHIVEFGILLDVLAGVMIMAVIFQNIKQTFDDVNTALLRTLKE, from the coding sequence ATGATCAATTTGGTGGATACGATTTTATCCCTGGTGCTGCTTTCGGTGCTTTTTTCTTTTGCCTCCAGCCGATTGCCCGTGCTGATCAGAGTCATTGCCTTTCAGGGGGTCGTTGTATCCCTGCTGCCGTTGGTGATGGGGCACGGCATGAGTGGCGGTGAGACGGTGTTTACAGTGTTTACCATGAGCATTCGGGGGATTATCATTCCTCTGTGCATTTATATGGCGATTAAAAAAGTGGCCATTCAGCGGGAGGTCGATCCGGTGATCGGGTATCATGCCTCCATGATTGCGGGGCTTTTGCTGATTGTGTCCGCCACCGTTATCAGCAGGCGCTTTGATGTGCCGTATGCGCATAGCAGTGAATTGCTGTTGCCCACGGCCATTTGCCTTTTGGTGGCGGGAATGTTTCTGCTGATGGCCAGAAGAAACGCCATTGCCATGGTGCTCGGATACATCATGATGGAAAACGGAATTTACCTGGTGGGAACCATGTTTTCAATGCGCACTCGCCATATTGTTGAATTCGGCATTCTTCTGGACGTGCTTGCCGGCGTCATGATCATGGCCGTTATTTTTCAGAATATCAAACAGACCTTTGATGACGTGAATACCGCGTTGCTCAGAACATTAAAGGAATAG